A genomic window from Silene latifolia isolate original U9 population chromosome 11, ASM4854445v1, whole genome shotgun sequence includes:
- the LOC141612559 gene encoding chymotrypsin inhibitor 3-like — MSSFIFPTSITLVLLSIILPLSTPYLVDIEGDPILNGRIYYIIPITTKSGLTYTPKDKECPLYITVAKTENSPGTPVIFSSPIQSRNISLDQPLSLTFRGPPPCGSSLIWRESLDPLARKVYITTDGGEIGALPNAP, encoded by the coding sequence ATGTCTTCCTTCATCTTCCCAACCTCAATCACACTAGTACTACTCTCAATCATCCTCCCACTCTCTACTCCTTATCTCGTCGATATTGAGGGTGACCCGATACTTAATGGAAGGATATATTACATTATCCCGATAACAACTAAGAGTGGTCTTACCTACACCCCAAAAGACAAGGAATGTCCACTTTACATTACTGTAGCAAAAACTGAAAATTCACCTGGTACCCCTGTTATTTTCTCGAGCCCTATTCAGAGTCGTAACATTAGCCTAGACCAACCCCTTAGTTTAACCTTTAGAGGCCCTCCTCCTTGTGGGTCATCCCTAATATGGAGGGAGAGTCTAGACCCGTTGGCTCGAAAGGTGTACATCACCACCGATGGTGGTGAGATTGGTGCTTTGCCTAATGCTCCTTGA